CCTGCACTGGCTCCTCTGGCACTCAATCCACTTCCAATGCCTAGGCCCAAAAGGCCCAGATCAAACATGGTTCCCTCTTCACTTGACTCATCTGTTCTGACAAGGGAAGGTACTGTAATAGTGAGGCAACTtcttatttttcagtttttgtatACTTCCCCCTGTATCTACTCTTAAAGATCTAGTGAGATTTGACTCTACATTCTGCTACATTGATTAGGCTCATCTAAGGTAAATGTAGACCCTTCATCAACTACTGGATTTTCAAGGGTCTTTCAAGGTCAAGAATTCTCAACCTTGAGAGGCAATTTTGCTGAGAGAGATAGCAATGAGTCTGATACGGCTGAGAAGTCTGTTGTCTGGCCGCCTTCACTTGATGAAGAGAAGATTGATGTGTTTTCTGCTTCAAGAAGATATGGGTCTGAGAACTGGGTGCCAGCAGGGAGGCATGAACTACCTTATACAGATTTGCTGTCTGGCTTTGGTACAAACACTGATTCTATCGTTGGGTATATTCCATCCATTGATCAATCCTTAAAATCGGTAGTTCCAGTGAGAAAGAGCTTTCTGGATCAAGAGGGAAAATTTAACTTGCTTGCCTATCCATGGTCTTTGATGCCCTCTAGTCTCTCGCTTAAGTTGTCAGAGTCTAATGCAAAGGTTCCAGTTCAAGGTGGTGATGTAAATTATCAAGCACGAGGGAATGCTGGATATGGTGCGTTCAGTGACTATCCCACTCATCAGAGTCGTAGAATTGAGCACTTTAAAGGAAACTGGCTTATGCCTCCTCTGCCCCCATCTCACTTTGAAAATATAGCTCATTCAAGGGAGTTGATGCAGAAACCTATATTGGTAGAGGACCACGAGGCTGGAAAATCTAAAGACTGCAAGCTCTTTGGTATTCCCCTCTTCAGCAGTTGTGGCACACCAGAGCCAGCTGTATCTCATCAATACATGAAGAATGAGCCAGTGGGCCACATGCATCACCAATTTCATGCGCCTGAATCTGATCCCAAGTCAGATCTATCTAAGAGCCCAAAATTAGCAGATGATAGTGCTGGTGTTTGTGAGCCAGAGAAACCGTCACAGGTTTGTCAGCCTCATGTAAAGGATGTTCGTAGCAAGTTTCAGAGTGGATCATCTAGGAGTTGTACAAAGGTATTCTGCTGTCTTTATATCACACAAGGATCTGATGTGGAATCTTGGTTGAGTTTTAAACACTCACTCAAATCTTTCCAATTTCAGGTTCACAAGCAGGGAATTGCACTTGGTAGGTCTGTGGACCTTTCAAAGTTCAACAATTATGAGGAATTGATTGCTGAATTAGATCAGTTGTTTGAATTTTGTGGTGAGCTGATGGCTCCAAAAAAGAACTGGCTCATTATATACACTGATGATGAGGGTGACATTATGCTCGTTGGAGACGATCCCTGGCCGTAAGGATTCTTTCAGTGCACTTCCTATGCTTCTTGTGTTATCTTTTTCATAATTAGTCTTCATTTGACGAATGGTTTATCTGGTGTTGAATCAGGGAATTTTGTGGCATGGTCCgcaaaattttcatctatacCAGGGAGGAGGTCCAGAAGATGAAACCAGGGTCATTACTTTCAAAGGGTGACGAGAACCTATCCGTCGGGGAAGGTGCAGATGCAAAAGAAGTGAAACATCAATCATTCCCTTCAGCATGTAATGGTGAAAATTGTTAGGAAATGGCTTCCATGGATTCTGGGTAAGTTTCTAGGTGTATTTTCTGTATGTTCTATTTTTAGAACAGCCGGATGCAGTACATCTTCATTTCTGAAATTGTTTCTTAGAGAGGAGAAATCACATGTTTCAACTGGCTGGTGGACCTTCTATTTTTCTTCAGGCCCGTggaattgattatatttattttgacatGTTCCATCTTCTGTCATCCTAAAGATTTCTTTCTGTGGATAACGTGGTCCTTCTGCTCTTCCTATGTTAGGCTTTGGGTGGTGTATTAGAGAGATTCGTCAGCCATTCTTGGTTGGAAATATGCAGTAATAGAGATGGATAAGAGTCTGCAGCAATATAAACGGCACTCATATCCAATTTTGGACATGGTGTGTGGTCAGACCTATATAAATGCATTATAATGTGTAGCTCGAATATTGAGCATGGCAATTCTAGGCTTTGCTTGAGTAAGCATGGTATCACCTCTTGTACATAGTCAGTCATAAATGTAAGCAGCAGTGTAAGTGTATACAGCGTGTCATGTCATTTTGGATAATCATAAAATCAGCTTGTAACCCCGCAATTAGTTGGTTTTCTTGCTTCAGTC
This sequence is a window from Mangifera indica cultivar Alphonso chromosome 5, CATAS_Mindica_2.1, whole genome shotgun sequence. Protein-coding genes within it:
- the LOC123216813 gene encoding auxin response factor 2B-like, translated to MMATTSSEVSIKTSHQNSESPMKGQKVMNPETALYKELWHACAGPLVTVPREKELVYYFPQGHIEQVEASTNQFADQQMPIYDLRSKILCRVINVQLQAEPDTDEVFAQVTLLPELNQDENAVEKEPPPPPSPRFHAHSFCKTLTASDTSTHGGFSVLRRHADECLPPLDMSRQPPTQELVAKDLHGNEWRFRHIFRGQPRRHLLQSGWSVFVSSKRLVAGDAFIFLRGENDELRVGVRRAMRQQGNVPSSVISSHSMHLGVLATAWHAVSTGTMFTVYYKPRTSPAEFIVPLDQYMESVKSNYSIGMRFKMTFEGEEAPERRFTGTIIGIEDADPQRWRDSKWRCLKVRWDETSSIPRPERVSPWKIEPALAPLALNPLPMPRPKRPRSNMVPSSLDSSVLTREGSSKVNVDPSSTTGFSRVFQGQEFSTLRGNFAERDSNESDTAEKSVVWPPSLDEEKIDVFSASRRYGSENWVPAGRHELPYTDLLSGFGTNTDSIVGYIPSIDQSLKSVVPVRKSFLDQEGKFNLLAYPWSLMPSSLSLKLSESNAKVPVQGGDVNYQARGNAGYGAFSDYPTHQSRRIEHFKGNWLMPPLPPSHFENIAHSRELMQKPILVEDHEAGKSKDCKLFGIPLFSSCGTPEPAVSHQYMKNEPVGHMHHQFHAPESDPKSDLSKSPKLADDSAGVCEPEKPSQVCQPHVKDVRSKFQSGSSRSCTKVHKQGIALGRSVDLSKFNNYEELIAELDQLFEFCGELMAPKKNWLIIYTDDEGDIMLVGDDPWPEFCGMVRKIFIYTREEVQKMKPGSLLSKGDENLSVGEGADAKEVKHQSFPSACNGENC